The proteins below come from a single Eucalyptus grandis isolate ANBG69807.140 chromosome 3, ASM1654582v1, whole genome shotgun sequence genomic window:
- the LOC104439678 gene encoding protein DETOXIFICATION 16, whose amino-acid sequence MFVGHLGEVALAGASMATSFAYVTGFSLFIGMSTALETFCGQSYGAKQYHMLGIHKQRAMIVLLITSFPVAIIWAYTGQILLFLKQDPQISAEAGSYARFMIPSVFAFALLQCHIRFLQTQNNVVPMMVISGVTTLLHVFICWFLVFKSGLGNKGAALANSISYWINVSLMAIYVRLSPSCKRTWTGFSKEALHGIFAFLKLAIPSAVMICLEMWSFEMMVLLSGLLPNPKLETSVLSISLNTCSLGFMIPLGLSGSISTRVSNELGAGRPRATRLAIYVSLMMVATEALFTGALLIFGRRAWGYLYSTEEEVVRYVGDMMVLLAISHFFEGIQLILSGIARGCGLQKIGAFINLGAYYLFGIPTAVLLAFVCHIGGKGLWTGIIVALIAQAFFLAILTVCTNWEKEAKKATDRVHSAASPAGGLLS is encoded by the exons ATAGGCATGTCAACTGCATTGGAGACATTTTGCGGTCAGTCTTATGGAGCTAAACAATACCACATGCTCGGTATCCACAAGCAGAGGGCCATGATTGTTCTCCTAATAACTAGCTTTCCGGTCGCTATCATATGGGCTTACACAGGCCAAATCCTTCTCTTTCTCAAGCAAGATCCTCAAATATCAGCAGAGGCAGGATCCTATGCTCGGTTCATGATCCCTAGTGTTTTTGCATTTGCGCTTCTGCAGTGCCACATCAGGTTTCTGCAGACGCAGAACAATGTCGTTCCGATGATGGTCATATCAGGAGTCACCACATTGCTGCACGTTTTCATATGTTGGTTCCTGGTGTTCAAGTCTGGACTTGGAAACAAAGGCGCTGCTTTGGCGAATTCCATCTCCTattggataaatgtgtcattgATGGCAATTTATGTTAGACTTTCACCGTCCTGTAAGAGAACCTGGACTGGTTTCTCCAAGGAGGCCTTGCATGGGATCTTTGCATTTCTGAAATTAGCAATTCCTTCGGCTGTCATGATCTG CCTCGAGATGTGGTCATTCGAGATGATGGTCTTATTATCGGGACTTCTTCCAAACCCAAAACTCGAAACATCGGTCCTCTCAATCAG CCTGAACACCTGTAGCTTGGGTTTCATGATACCTCTTGGACTCAGTGGTTCAATAAG TACGAGAGTTTCAAATGAATTGGGTGCAGGAAGACCACGGGCAACTCGTTTGGCAATTTATGTTTCCTTAATGATGGTCGCCACAGAAGCCTTGTTTACAGGTGCTCTCCTTATCTTCGGTCGGAGGGCGTGGGGCTACCTCTATAGCACGGAAGAAGAAGTAGTGAGATACGTGGGTGATATGATGGTGCTACTCGCAATTTCCCACTTTTTCGAGGGCATTCAGTTGATCCTTTCAG gcATTGCAAGAGGATGTGGATTGCAAAAGATTGGAGCTTTCATCAATTTGGGTGCCTACTATTTGTTTGGTATTCCTACCGCCGTACTCCTTGCTTTCGTCTGTCACATCGGTGGAAAG GGCCTCTGGACCGGGATTATAGTTGCACTCATTGCGCAAGCATTTTTCCTTGCGATCCTAACAGTATGTACCAACTGGGAGAAAGAG GCAAAGAAAGCCACAGACAGAGTACACAGCGCTGCGAGTCCTGCCGGTGGATTGTTATCATAA